AAAAGCTTTTTATTCATAATCTTTCCTTTAAATTGGATTTGCAAAACACATTATATTATATTGATAATTAATATAGTATTATTTTTGTTACTTTTTCATTTTTTTTCTAAGATATGTAAGTATTCTATGGCTTAATCTTATTTGCAAATTCGAGAAGAATCAGCCTTGAAACGCTTATAAATTTGGTTTTTTAAATCATATTTTCCATATTTTTTAAAGATTTGTTTTAAAAAGCAAGCTCAACATAAATCACTCAATATCTAAAAATACTAGACTTTTTACCTCAACGATATAACTAGTATCAAATATAACTTGTATTTAAAATCGTGTAATTATAATATAATTTTGTCTAAAAAAGAGTAAAAAATGCAAAGAGTGAGTGTTTACCCTTTGCAAAAAAGCTTTGATTAAAATCTATCAATCATCAAATTCTTGTCCTAAAAAATTACCATTGCGATCAAAATAAAGCTCCATGTAGTTATTAAGCTTAACCTCATAACCATATGCTTCCCAATCTATATCAACGATAAAAGCACCTGGATAGAGATTTTGAATTTGACTGGTAATGTTTTTTGGCAAGCCATTAAAATAATCTTGTGGCGGCACAGCTTGTTGTGGGTATGCAGGATATGGATGAACCGGAGCAGGCGCGGCTGCAGGAGTTTGAGCCGAAGCAGTAGGGACTATATTTGCACTTGCAAGAATTACAGAGCATGCCAAAATAGCAGGGATAAATTTTGTTTTCATTTTTTCTCCTTAAAATGTTTTAGTAAGTGTAAGTTTATGCTTTTTGTGTGAAGTGAGCGTGAAAGATAAAATAAAAATATTTTCAGATAATATCTTATAAATTTAAGATATTTAAAATGAGTTTTTGAAACTTTTGCATTTTAAAAAACTATTTATCATAAGCTTGAAAAATGCAAAAGTTTTGTCTTTATTTTGGCACCACCATATC
The window above is part of the Campylobacter coli genome. Proteins encoded here:
- a CDS encoding PepSY-like domain-containing protein, whose product is MKTKFIPAILACSVILASANIVPTASAQTPAAAPAPVHPYPAYPQQAVPPQDYFNGLPKNITSQIQNLYPGAFIVDIDWEAYGYEVKLNNYMELYFDRNGNFLGQEFDD